A region of Vitis vinifera cultivar Pinot Noir 40024 chromosome 15, ASM3070453v1 DNA encodes the following proteins:
- the LOC100243647 gene encoding fasciclin-like arabinogalactan protein 10 — protein MGALHLLVLALSTLAVSVRAHNITDMLSPFPEYSLYNSYLSQTKLADEINSRQTLTCLVLNNAAMSALAGKHPLSVIKKALMLLVVLDYYDGKKLHEISDGTTLSTTLYQTTGNAPGNLGFVNITDLKGGKVGFGSAAPGSKLDSSYTKSVKQIPYNISVLEISAPIIAPGLLTAPAPSASDVNITGLLEKAGCKTFASLLVSTGVIKIYESAVEKGLTVFAPNDEAFKADGVPDLTKLTNAELVTLLQYHAVAAYSPIGSLKTSKDPISTLATSGAGKYDLTVSTAGDSVTLKTGVDSSRVADTVLDATPLCLFTVDNLLLPTELFGKSPSPAPAPEPVSSPSPTPAVSPSPSPAAEAPTPVSSPPAPPMESPEGSPSDAPAESENSTTDKSAVDVTAPAVLKLLATVIFTVLLS, from the coding sequence ATGGGTGCATTACACCTCCTCGTCTTGGCTCTCTCCACGCTCGCCGTTTCCGTCAGAGCTCACAATATTACCGATATGCTCTCTCCCTTCCCGGAGTACAGCCTCTACAACAGCTACCTCAGCCAAACTAAGCTTGCCGACGAGATCAACAGTCGCCAAACACTCACCTGCCTTGTCCTCAACAATGCCGCTATGTCTGCGCTGGCCGGGAAACACCCCCTCTCCGTCATCAAAAAGGCTCTCATGCTCCTCGTGGTTTTGGACTACTACGACGGCAAAAAGCTCCACGAAATCTCCGATGGCACCACTCTTTCCACCACTCTCTACCAAACCACCGGTAATGCTCCTGGTAATCTTGGTTTTGTAAACATTACAGATCTGAAAGGTGGCAAGGTCGGTTTCGGCTCGGCGGCTCCCGGCTCCAAGCTTGACTCGAGTTACACGAAGAGTGTTAAGCAGATCCCGTACAATATCTCGGTTCTTGAGATCAGCGCGCCGATCATTGCGCCGGGGCTTCTGACGGCTCCGGCTCCGTCGGCTTCTGATGTGAACATTACGGGTTTGCTTGAGAAAGCTGGATGCAAGACGTTTGCGTCGTTGCTTGTGTCGACTGGTGTGATCAAGATCTATGAGTCAGCGGTGGAGAAAGGTTTAACTGTTTTCGCGCCTAATGATGAGGCTTTCAAAGCTGATGGTGTGCCTGATCTGACCAAGCTCACCAATGCTGAGCTGGTGACGCTTTTGCAGTATCATGCTGTCGCTGCATACAGTCCGATAGGGTCGTTGAAGACTAGCAAAGATCCGATCAGCACGCTTGCAACTAGCGGCGCAGGGAAGTACGATCTGACAGTGTCCACCGCCGGAGATTCCGTTACCCTGAAGACCGGCGTGGACTCGTCCAGAGTAGCCGACACCGTGCTTGACGCTACGCCACTCTGCCTCTTCACCGTTGACAACTTACTCCTCCCGACCGAGTTGTTCGGAAAATCTCCATCTCCGGCACCTGCACCGGAACCAGTGTCATCCCCCTCCCCAACTCCAGCGGTCTCTCCAAGCCCGTCACCAGCTGCCGAAGCACCTACACCCGTCTCCTCCCCTCCAGCTCCACCGATGGAGTCGCCGGAAGGCTCTCCGTCAGATGCCCCTGCTGAATCAGAAAACAGCACGACGGACAAATCGGCCGTCGACGTCACCGCTCCGGCAGTGTTGAAACTACTCGCCACGGTCATTTTCACGGTTCTGTTGTCCTGA